The Dioscorea cayenensis subsp. rotundata cultivar TDr96_F1 chromosome 7, TDr96_F1_v2_PseudoChromosome.rev07_lg8_w22 25.fasta, whole genome shotgun sequence genome includes a region encoding these proteins:
- the LOC120265173 gene encoding putative disease resistance protein RGA3: MGKFKLRVLENNSKPLKNRPQTYSYVHESRVIFGRDEDKEKLLQMLISDCFDEKVAVVSVIGMGGLGKTTLAQLVYADERVKKQFELCIWVCVSDDFDVAKLARKIIHTASGKICDHTNMEVLQQDLRQILRKKRYLLVLDDVWNEDFKKWTDLKNMLLGGGEGSRILVTTRNEKCSRVMGAGKHYILKGLSEKSSWALFAQKSICYMY, translated from the exons ATGGGCAAGTTCAAATTAAGG GTTCTTGAAAACAACAGCAAACCTTTGAAGAACAGGCCTCAAACCTATTCATACGTGCACGAATCGCGAGTTATTTTTGGAAGAGATGAAGATAAAGAGAAGTTATTGCAGATGCTGATCAGTGATTGTTTTGATGAGAAAGTGGCTGTGGTTTCTGTCATAGGTATGGGTGGTTTGGGTAAGACGACACTTGCTCAGTTGGTCTACGCAGATGAAAGGGTCAAGAAACAGTTTGAACTTTGTATATGGGTATGTGTTTCTGATGATTTCGATGTGGCAAAGCTTGCTAGAAAGATCATACATACAGCTTCTGGGAAAATTTGTGATCATACGAACATGGAAGTGCTTCAACAGGATCTGCGACAAATCTTGAGGAAGAAGAGATATTTGTTGGTCTTAGATGATGTATGGAATGAAGATTTCAAAAAGTGGACTGATCTTAAAAACATGCTGCTTGGTGGAGGAGAAGGAAGTAGAATTCTTGTGACCACACGCAATGAGAAATGCTCCAGAGTAATGGGTGCAGGGAAACATTATATTCTAAAGGGTTTATCAGAAAAAAGCTCTTGGGCTTTATTTGCGCAGAAAAGCATTTGCTACATGTACTGA
- the LOC120265174 gene encoding putative disease resistance protein RGA4, giving the protein MHCKNEENEWQAVLENETWKLQHTENKIIPELWLSYVDLPTHLKKCFAFCAIFPKDHKIEEEKLIQFWMAHGFIPSQKGNDMEDEGREIFTELTRRSLLQYRYYRRASTIGRVCKMHDLIHDLAHFVMENECFTSMKSSVPNKIPIRPRHLNLYADINYNQGDCSIIHSVLHCRRDYSLLSKLKLVRVLDLSHAYIDELPASIEHLHHLRYLDISDTDIRKLPESICMLVNLQMLNLNGCERLSELPKSIRYMKSLRHLLFYYCPQFKTFPAGLSRLCDFEKR; this is encoded by the coding sequence ATGCATTGtaagaatgaagaaaatgaatggcAGGCTGTGTTGGAAAATGAGACCTGGAAGTTACAACATacagaaaataaaatcataccAGAGCTATGGCTAAGCTATGTTGATTTGCCTACTCATTTAAAGAAATGTTTTGCCTTTTGCGCCATATTCCCTAAGGATCACAAAATTGAGGAAGAGAAGCTGATTCAATTTTGGATGGCTCATGGGTTCATTCCATCTCAAAAAGGAAATGATATGGAAGATGAAGGGCGAGAGATTTTCACTGAATTGACAAGGAGATCTCTTTTACAATATCGTTATTATCGTCGTGCAAGTACAATTGGAAGAGTGTGTAAGATGCATGATCTCATCCATGATCTGGCACACTTTGTTATGGAGAATGAATGCTTCACATCGATGAAAAGCAGTGTGCCCAACAAAATCCCAATACGGCCACGTCATTTGAATTTATATGCTGATATAAATTATAACCAAGGTGATTGCTCCATCATCCATAGTGTGTTACATTGCCGAAGAGACTATAGTTTGTTGTCAAAGCTGAAGTTGGTGAGAGTGCTCGACTTGAGTCATGCATACATTGATGAGTTGCCTGCATCGATAGAGCATTTGCACCATCTAAGATATCTTGATATTTCTGATACTGATATTAGGAAGCTACCAGAGTCCATTTGTATGTTGGTTAATCTGCAGATGTTGAATCTCAATGGTTGTGAAAGACTTTCTGAGCTTCCCAAGAGCATAAGATACATGAAGAGTCTTAGACACCTTCTTTTTTATTACTGTCCGCAGTTCAAGACATTCCCTGCTGGTTTGAGTCGATTATGCGACTTTGAAAAACGCTAA
- the LOC120265175 gene encoding uncharacterized protein LOC120265175: MEFRSTGPQPFEGTINPDEVDQWVAKMEKAFAIMNCTPEEKLRFSIYMIQGLANDWYNGEIRIRQGKEFESWEELRKAFSGQSSRVIPAQKPQAPPEQRAGKVVSGQPSSSNNQKVGRPKTQGLVYALTQEDTHGSNAVVSGTLPVYSDYAYVLFDSGATHSFISSVFVWKHALLTVVLDYDLSVSMPVSDVLVIRKVCVNYPMVIDNHVLIADLHVMSMKDFDVILGYHQLKIKQEDVTISAFQTRNGHSEFLVMHFRLSNTPAAFMNLMNKTFKPFLDKFFVVFIDDILVYSRNQEEHKEHLRIMLGTLRERKLFTKFSKCEFWLDRVVFLGHVITKDGISVDPTKIEAVVE; encoded by the exons ATGGAATTTAGGAGTACGGGACCCCAGCCATTTGAAGGAACCATCAATCCAGATGAGGTAGACCAGTGGGTggcaaagatggagaaagccTTTGCCATAATGAACTGTACTCCAGAAGAGAAGCTCAGGTTCAGCATTTATATGATTCAAGGACTTGCAAATGACTGGTATAATGGGGAAATTAGGATCCGACAAGGAAAGGAGTTTGAATCATGGGAAGAATTGAGAAAG GCTTTTAGTGGGCAGAGTTCCAGGGTCATACCAGCACAGAAACCTCAAGCCCCTCCAGAGCAGCGTGCAGGAAAGGTTGTTAGTGGGCAACCATCCTCCTCAAACAATCAAAAGGTGGGTAGACCTAAGACTCAAGGGCTAGTCTATGCACTGACTCAGGAGGATACCCATGGCTCTAATGCTGTGGTGTCAGGTACCTTACCAGTCTATTCTGATTATGcctatgttttgtttgattCTGGGGCTACGCATTCCTTTATTTCTTCTGTATTTGTTTGGAAGCATGCTTTACTTACTGTTGTGTTGGATTATGATTTGAGTGTTTCTATGCCTGTTAGTGATGTCTTAGTAATCAGAAAAGTTTGTGTAAACTATCCTATGGTAATTGATAATCATGTGTTGATAGCTGATCTCCATGTCATGAGCATGAAGGACTTCGATGTTATTTTGG GATACCACCAGTTGAAGATCAAGCAAGAGGATGTGACAATATCTGCATTTCAAACTCGTAATGGTCATTCTGAATTCCTAGTAATGCATTTTAGGTTGAGTAATACACCAGCTGCTTTCATGAATTTGATGAATAAAACTTTCAAACCTTTCCTGGACAAATTTTTTGTGGTGTTTATCGACGACATCTTGGTGTATTCCAGAAATCAGGAGGAGCATAAAGAGCACTTGAGGATCATGTTGGGGACACTCAGAGAGAGGAAACTTTTCACCAAATTTTCCAAGTGTGAATTTTGGCTAGATCGAGTGGTTTTCCTTGGCCATGTCATAACCAAAGACGGCATCTCTGTGGATCCTACCAAAATTGAAGCAGTTGTAGAGTGA
- the LOC120265176 gene encoding uncharacterized protein LOC120265176, with protein sequence MAQCLTCQQVKVEHQRPIRLLQPLPIPEWKWENIAMDFVSGFPKTNKGFDSVWIVVDRLTKSAHFLAIKTSLSLEQLVELYNLKLQGVLVAIVSDRDTRYQASIQMVPYEALYGRRCRSPICWDDVGKRKLLGPKIVQITVEKVHQIRDRLQAAQSQQKSYADNRRRNLEFQVGEHVFLKVAPTKGIVRFGVKSKLSPRFIGLFKILERIGEMAYRLALPPTLSQVHNVFHVSMRRKYVSNPDHVIQFSGFELNSDLFYEE encoded by the exons ATGGCTCAGTGTTTGACTTGTCAACAAGTAAAGGTGGAGCATCAGAGACCTATAAGACTTCTCCAACCTCTTCCTATTCCGGAGTGGAAATGGGAGAACATAGCGATGGATTTTGTGTCCGGCTTTCCTAAAACCAATAAAGGTTTTGATAGTGTGTGGATAGTGGTTGATAGATTAACTAAATCTGCTCACTTTTTAGCTATCAAGACCAGTTTGTCTTTGGAACAACTTGTTGAGCTGTATAATCTGAAGCTTCAAGGTGTTCTAGTTGCCATCGTCTCTGATCGAGACACTCG TTACCAGGCAAGCATCCAGATGGTTCCCTACGAGGCTTTGTACGGAAGGCGGTGCAGGTCACCTATCTGTTGGGATGACGTGGGAAAAAGGAAACTTTTGGGGCCAAAGATTGTGCAAATAACAGTTGAGAAGGTTCACCAAATTAGAGACCGATTACAAGCAGCTCAGAGCCAACAGAAGAGTTATGCAGACAATAGAAGGAGGAACTTGGAATTCCAAGTGGGAGAACACGTTTTCTTGAAAGTTGCTCCTACTAAAGGAATTGTCCGCTTTGGTGTTAAAAGTAAACTTAGTCCTCGTTTCATTGGCCTTTTCAAAATCTTGGAGCGTATTGGTGAGATGGCTTATCGGCTTGCCCTTCCACCTACTCTCTCTCAAGTGCACAATGTGTTCCATGTCTCCATGCGGAGGAAATATGTTTCCAATCCTGATCACGTGATCCAGTTCTCAGGATTTGAGCTAAATAGTGATTTGTTTTACGAAGAGTAA